The Tessaracoccus flavus genome includes the window TCAAGGCGGGCTACGACCCCGACGGGCACCGTGCCCGGAAAATCGGCGCTGCCCACATCAAGTCAGCCGATCTCGTCGTGGCCGCCGAGCCGTTGCACGTCGACCGCCTCCAGCGCATCGCTCCAGGCGCCTCCAACATCGTGCTGCTCAACGACTTCAACCCCGCGATGGACCCCGGCACCCCGCTCATCGACCCGTGGTACGGGGACGAGGCGGGTTTCCAGGAGACGCTCGACGACCTCGAGGCAGCGATGGAGGGCATCCTGCGGGCCGTGCAGGAACGGGCCGCGCGTCGCTGAGATGAGCCGTCGACCGGCCTTGGTTGACCAGTCAGCGGGAGCCGGACGCCGGGGTGGGGCCAGCGCGTTACCCTGAGGGCTTCACCAGCGAAAGGCGCGGCGGATGAGCCTCACAGGACGAAGCTTCCTCAAGGAACTCGACTTCACCCCGGAGGAGTGGCGCGGGCTGCTCGACCTGGCGGCCGAGCTCAAGCGCGAGCGCCGCGAAGGCCGTGAGACCAAGCGTCTGGCGGGCAAGCAGGTTGCCCTGCTGTTCGAGAAGACCTCCACGCGGACCCGCTGCGCATTCGAGGTGGCAGTCGCCGACCAGGGCGGCACGACGACCTACCTCGATCCCGCCGGCTCACAGATCGGGCACAAGGAGTCCGCGGCCGACACGGCGAGGGTGCTTGGCCGCTGGTACGACGCGCTGGAGTACCGGGGCTACCGGCAGGACGTCGTCGAGACCCTCGCGGCCCACGCCGGCGTGCCGGTCTACAACGGGCTCACCGACGAGTGGCACCCCACCCAGATGTTGGCCGACCAGTTGACGATGCTGGAGCACAGCGACAAGCCTATCGGGGAGATCGCTTTCGCCTTCGTCGGGGACGCGCGCAACAACGTCGGCAATTCGCTGCTGATCTCGGGCGCGCTGATGGGCATGGATGTGCGGATGGTGGCTCCGGAGTCGCTGCAGAACGCCGCCGAGATCGTTGCTCAAGCACGGCACCTCGCCGAGCGGACAGGCGCGCGCATCACGATCACCGACGACGTCGCCTCGGGGGTCGCCGGCGTCGACTTCGTCTACACCGACGTCTGGGTCTCGCTCGGCGAACCCAAGGAGGTGTGGGCGGAACGCATCGAACTGCTGCGCGACTACCAGGTCAATGCCGAGCTCATGGCGAAGACCGGCAACGCCCACGCGAAGTTCATGCACTGTCTGCCAGCGTTCCACGACCTGGAGACCACCGTCGGCCGCGACCTGCATGCCGCGTTCGGCCTCAACGGCGTGGAAGTGACCGACGACGTGTTCGAGTCGCCGGCGAACATCGCGTTCGACCAGGCAGAGAACCGCATGCACACCATCAAGGCGATCCTGGTGGCCACGCTCACCTGACCTCTGCGTCTGTGGCAGCCGCGACGACGCGGGGGTCCTGACGCCAACCGACAACGGGAAACGCCAACGGGCACGGCGAAACGCCAACGGGCACCGCGGAACGCCAACGGTTAGCCCGGAACGCCAACGGTTAGCCCGGAACGCCAATCGACAACCCGTGACGCCGACGAGACTCAGCGACGCCCCTGATATATCGCCGGCGTCACTGGGTGTCGTCGGCGTATGGCCTTGTCGATTGGCATTTGCGGCTGACGGTTGGCCTTTCCCTGTTCGCGTTGGCGTTTCCGTCTTTCCGTTGGCGTTTCCGTCTTTCCGTTGGCGTTCGCGTCTTTCCGTTGGCGTTCGACGTCGAGTGGTTGGCGTTGCGACGTGGGGAGACCTCCGCCGACGGGGGGGAGACCCTCACCGACGTGGAGGCGGCTCGTTCCTCTCCCCCTACTCAGGGCGACGTAGTGCAGGGAGACAGAGGTGCCCCGCCGCTTACGCGACGGGGCACCTCTGGTCTAGCAGGGAGTGTCAGCTCAACGTGGGACGGTAGTAGTTACCGAACAGCACGAGGTTGTTGAACACCCACTTGTTCTCCTGGGTGAAGTCGTACCTTCCGGTCTTCTCGGACTTGACCGCGTTGTACACGGTGGTCCAGCGGTAGGTGCGGCAGCCGTTGCCACCGGTGGCTGCGGTGTCGCACTCGGTGCGCCACTGCTGGCCGTCGGTGCCGACGAAGGTGCCGGTCTTGCCGATGGGGTTGTTCGCCCACTGCGCACGGGTCATGTACGGCAGGTAGGTGAGGTTGTTGAAGGCCCAGCCACGCTCGATGGTGAACGTGTTGCCGGTGCGCTTGACGACGGAGGCCCAGATCTCGGTGCGGCAGCGCTCGGTCTGCGAGTAGTCCTCACAGGTGGTGCGCCACTGACGGCCGTTGATCGTGTGCATGCCCTCGAGGGTGTACGGCGCGGTGCGGACGTAACGGTTCAACTGCACGTTGACCAGGGCATGGATGACCGTCTCGGAATCCAGGACCAGGAAGTCGACGATCTGCTCGCCGGCCTCCACCGAGGTGCCGTTCGGCAGCTGGACGCTGACCGTCGCGACGCCGTCGACGACGGTGCCGTAGCCGACCTCTTCGTCGCCGATGAAGGCGTAGACCTCGGTGTTGTCGAGCGGCGGGCTGACCTTCCAGGCAGCCTCCTGCTCCTCGGTCAGGTCGACCGGGATCGGGTTCAGATCCATGTCGAGGGTCTGCGGCGCAACCCCGCCGGAGAGCGGCTGGCCGAACGTGTAGGTGAGCGCGGGCCCACCCTCGACCAGGGTGCCGGTGGCGAGCTTGGCGGAGACGCCACGCTTGCTGTAGTCAGGGCTGAGTTCGTCGAAGGACGCGACCCAGGTGACCCAGGCCTCGAGGTCGGCGCGGCCCGTGTCGCGGGTGTTGACGCCGTTGCCGAGCTCCGTGAAGTTGTCGCCGCCCGAGATCAGGAACGAGCCGGAGCCGACGGTGTAGAGCTTGTCCATGTCGATGGGCTCGCCGTTGATCCACACGCCGGTGATGCGCTCGCCCTCGGGGAGCGACTCATCGTAGGTGTAGCTGACGTTGTCCGACAGACCGAGCTGGAGGAAGGGCCGGGAGGAGCCGTCAGGCTGCCACTGCTGGTTCAGCACGGTGACGAACTGCTCGCCCGTGATCTGCGTGGTGAACAGCGAGTTGGCGAACGGCAGCGTCAGGGCCGCTTCGCGGTAGGTGATGTCGCCTTGGTTGAAGGAGTCACGCGTGCCGCCGGCGTTCTGCAGACCGATGAACTCGTCGT containing:
- the argF gene encoding ornithine carbamoyltransferase; translated protein: MSLTGRSFLKELDFTPEEWRGLLDLAAELKRERREGRETKRLAGKQVALLFEKTSTRTRCAFEVAVADQGGTTTYLDPAGSQIGHKESAADTARVLGRWYDALEYRGYRQDVVETLAAHAGVPVYNGLTDEWHPTQMLADQLTMLEHSDKPIGEIAFAFVGDARNNVGNSLLISGALMGMDVRMVAPESLQNAAEIVAQARHLAERTGARITITDDVASGVAGVDFVYTDVWVSLGEPKEVWAERIELLRDYQVNAELMAKTGNAHAKFMHCLPAFHDLETTVGRDLHAAFGLNGVEVTDDVFESPANIAFDQAENRMHTIKAILVATLT
- a CDS encoding low molecular weight protein-tyrosine-phosphatase, whose product is MARLVFVCWGNICRSPMAERIARRMIDEQGLDIEVESFGVSEEEAGNPIDRRAARTLIKAGYDPDGHRARKIGAAHIKSADLVVAAEPLHVDRLQRIAPGASNIVLLNDFNPAMDPGTPLIDPWYGDEAGFQETLDDLEAAMEGILRAVQERAARR
- a CDS encoding bifunctional metallophosphatase/5'-nucleotidase, with the protein product MKKLTTRVTANLAASALVASGLAFAAFTPTATAAIGECVAADEKVSIFAINDFHGRLSAVPRLLTPIEQARIDEGEDNVLFISSGDNIGASTFESMILDDEPTIDMLNAADLDTSAVGNHEFDKGWDDLAGRVVPLADFSYLGANVYEEGTTTVAAPMKEYELFEKGGVTIGVVGAVTADMPSLVSPDGIADLTFGDPVEAVNRVTAQLLDGDDANGEADVVIASFHEGAGSGSLTAEQNAAESEAFDAIFNDVDDRVAAIFNSHTHQVYTYETDGGVPVVQAGSYGERLSRVDLSVDSVNDGVCDATASIIDVRGVTPIETPRITAVNTILTAANASAAELGAQVIGYATDAISTAVDGSANNRNVESPMVNMAAQMFHDMLAGDDDEFIGLQNAGGTRDSFNQGDITYREAALTLPFANSLFTTQITGEQFVTVLNQQWQPDGSSRPFLQLGLSDNVSYTYDESLPEGERITGVWINGEPIDMDKLYTVGSGSFLISGGDNFTELGNGVNTRDTGRADLEAWVTWVASFDELSPDYSKRGVSAKLATGTLVEGGPALTYTFGQPLSGGVAPQTLDMDLNPIPVDLTEEQEAAWKVSPPLDNTEVYAFIGDEEVGYGTVVDGVATVSVQLPNGTSVEAGEQIVDFLVLDSETVIHALVNVQLNRYVRTAPYTLEGMHTINGRQWRTTCEDYSQTERCRTEIWASVVKRTGNTFTIERGWAFNNLTYLPYMTRAQWANNPIGKTGTFVGTDGQQWRTECDTAATGGNGCRTYRWTTVYNAVKSEKTGRYDFTQENKWVFNNLVLFGNYYRPTLS